From the Solanum lycopersicum chromosome 10, SLM_r2.1 genome, one window contains:
- the det2 gene encoding steroid 5-alpha-reductase DET2: MFSSDENLFNFIVFFILVMAFPTFILCQFFTSPYGKHYTSADSGTTISPPIAWAFMESPTLWLTIIVFRLGKNYTNPLAFLLISPYLFHYTNRTIIYPLRLRSRNTKNNFPLNIAVTAFIFNLLNAYIQSRWVSHYANYQEDDWFWVRFGIGLVIFGSGMLLNIWADGVLLGLKSQGGGYKIPRGGLFDYVSSPNYLGEIMEWLGWALMTWSWAGLAFFVYTCANLVPRAVSNHKWYLQKFGEDYPKNRKAVFPFLY; the protein is encoded by the coding sequence ATGTTCTCTTCAGATGAAAATCTCTTCAACTTTATAGTTTTCTTCATTCTTGTAATGGCATTTCCCACCTTCATCTTATGTCAATTTTTCACTTCTCCTTACGGCAAACACTACACTTCAGCTGATTCAGGTACCACTATTTCTCCACCAATTGCGTGGGCTTTCATGGAAAGCCCTACGCTTTGGCTCACAATTATCGTATTTCGATTGGGGAAAAATTACACAAATCCATTAGCTTTTCTCCTAATTTCACCTTACCTCTTTCACTACACAAATCGAACAATCATTTACCCTCTTCGCCTCCGTAGCAGAAACACAAAGAACAATTTCCCGCTGAATATTGCAGTTACagcttttattttcaatttactGAATGCTTACATACAGAGCAGATGGGTTTCTCATTATGCTAACTACCAAGAAGACGACTGGTTTTGGGTTAGGTTTGGTATTGGGCTGGTTATATTCGGGTCGGGTATGTTGTTGAATATTTGGGCCGATGGGGTTTTGTTGGGCCTGAAGAGTCAAGGAGGTGGATACAAGATACCGAGAGGTGGGCTTTTTGATTATGTGAGCAGCCCAAATTATTTGGGAGAGATAATGGAATGGTTGGGCTGGGCTTTGATGACCTGGTCTTGGGCCGGGCTTGCATTTTTTGTCTACACCTGTGCTAATTTGGTTCCTCGAGCTGTTTCGAATCATAAATGGTACCTGCAGAAATTTGGAGAAGATTATCCTAAGAATAGAAAAGCTGTTTTCCCCTTTTTGTATTGA